One window of Plasmodium berghei ANKA genome assembly, chromosome: 5 genomic DNA carries:
- a CDS encoding rhoptry neck protein 12, which produces MANFNRYSFLVLVCILVVYKYVESLRMHKTVEYTVKEHENKNINKANYNLNKNTCNNGDNICNNELKHENIGKEQSPINENNLPDLKNGNNEKGILNNILISESTLDSSKEVCEFVVMKNNYFKSFCAMTHLYKDILKLKNTSSKLYDDVTNISYENGEISESKVLKSDGDKKIVIENDAHNPKISILYMFEKLCVGGIPLACANILKVDNVFDINQYGNEINDKELNDINIENDLINSEDSKNTFVENVSDLTE; this is translated from the coding sequence ATGGCAAATTTTAATAGATATTCCTTTTTGGTTTTGGTATGCATATTGgttgtatataaatatgtagaAAGTTTGAGAATGCATAAGACAGTTGAATATACTGTTAAGGAgcatgaaaataaaaatattaacaaagcaaattataatttaaataaaaatacatgtAATAATGGTGacaatatatgtaataatgaattaaaacATGAAAATATAGGTAAGGAACAATCCCcaattaatgaaaataatttaccAGATTTGAAGAATGGAAACAATGAAAAAGGCATTTTAAACAACATATTGATATCCGAAAGCACTCTTGATAGTTCTAAGGAAGTTTGTGAATTTGTtgttatgaaaaataattactTTAAAAGCTTTTGTGCAATGACACATTTATACAAAGATATactaaaattaaaaaatacaagcagtaaattatatgacgatgttacaaatatttcatatgaAAATGGAGAAATATCTGAATCCAAAGTTTTAAAAAGTGATggagataaaaaaattgttattgAAAATGATGCTCATAATCCTAAAATTtccatattatatatgtttgaaaaattatgcGTTGGTGGTATTCCATTAGCTTGTgctaatatattaaaagtaGATAATGTTTTTGATATCAATCAATATGGTAACGAAATAAATGACAAAgaattaaatgatattaatatagaaaatgatTTAATTAATTCAGAAGATTCGAAAAATACATTTGTAGAAAATGTCTCAGATTTGACCGAATAA
- a CDS encoding golgi re-assembly stacking protein, putative encodes MGAGQTKENNGGYRIIKISEKGPASKCNLEIFFDYIVKVDDVILLDESINTYKNFIEKVKNYENMELILYVYNCRYAKMKEIKIVPMKWSGNGLLGININYERFNALYEGVRILKPFNNSSDFECNLMEHSDYIIGHDNNIIRNKKELTEYLDHTINIKRKDDLCKSHMYIYNSNTERVRKIRINLHEIWKNIEFLEGNVKSKHLQAIPICNKENLNNITEENNFKEIYFPQKIELEKHEHVNDECSAEYDEGMLKNKKEDQLNYFSSENVSAVSINSEYNNDNCIINFNKPEKMNNEYVCSKDNNTKNSLLPQNTNGVSELDNLCYTNQQINIHVNVKNDNNNSYDENSTIDIEKDEIKKCGIVNSEEDFNNTSDSSECSDKRKNTYSEYVKNMKIYTDEMTEIYESMRRNNEILNNIKQMKKMETSLDGYNELIGDK; translated from the exons atgggAGCAGGACAAACGAAGGAAAACAATGGGG gatatagaataataaaaataagcgAAAAAGGGCCAGCGAGTAAATGCAATttggaaatattttttgattacATAGTTAAAGTAGATGATGTAATATTACTAGATGAGTctattaatacatataagaattttatagaaaaggttaaaaattatgaaaatatggaattaattttatatgtttataattGTCGATATGCAAAAAtgaaggaaataaaaattgtaccAATGAAATGGAGTGGGAATGGATTATTaggaataaatataaactaTGAACGTTTTAATGCATTATATGAAGGGGTTCGAATTTTAAAGCCGTTTAATAACTCTTCAGATTTCGAATGCAATTTAATGGAGCATAGTGATTATATAATAGGCCacgataataatataattagaaataaaaaagaattaaCAGAGTATCTTGATCAtactataaatataaaaagaaaagacgATTTATGTAAAtcacatatgtatatatataatagtaaCACTGAAAGGGTACGGAAAATTAGAATAAATCTTCATgaaatatggaaaaatatagaatttTTGGAGGGTAACGTTAAATCAAAGCATTTACAAGCAATTCCTATTtgtaataaagaaaatttaaataatataacggaagaaaataatttcaaagaaatatattttcctcAGAAAATTGAATTAGAGAAACATGAGCATGTTAATGATGAATGCTCGGCAGAATATGATGAAGGAATGttgaaaaacaaaaaggaAGACCAACTAAATTATTTCAGTAGTGAGAATGTGTCTGCGGTCTCAATAAATTcagaatataataatgataattgcattataaatttcaataaacccgaaaaaatgaataatgaGTATGTATGTAgtaaagataataatacaaagaATAGTTTGCTCCCACAAAATACGAATGGAGTTAGCGAATTAGATAACTTGTGCTATACAAATCAACAAATTAACATCCATGTgaatgtaaaaaatgataataataacagcTATGACGAAAATTCAACGATTGATATTGAAAAagatgaaattaaaaagtgTGGAATTGTGAATAGTGAAGAagattttaataatacCAGTGATAGTAGCGAGTGTAGCGACAAACGAAAGAATACTTATTCAGAATATGTCAAAAacatgaaaatatatactgATGAAATGACGGAAATATATGAAAGTATGAGAagaaataatgaaatactcaataatataaaacaaatgaaaaaaatggaaactTCTTTAGATGGCTATAATGAATTGATTGGggataaataa
- a CDS encoding myosin essential light chain ELC, putative, translated as MEDKFREAFILFSSCNDTLELYQFYELAHSFGIVLTEEEKHELPITVDLNYWLDFANKHYNIDDPLKHIKSVNEKNSNVKIKIDNFVGVMSALDTRLTDKDIDLLLKITNPNNEDSIDLNSISQRLEEVM; from the exons ATGGAAGATAAATTTAGAGAAGCTTTTATCCTTTTCAGTTCATGTAATGATACTCTTGAATTATACCAATTTTACGAGTTGGCACATTCTTTTGGAATAGTACTAACAGAAGAAGAGAAACACGAATTACCAATC aCCGTTGACCTGAATTATTGGCTAGATTTTGCAAACAAACACTACAACATAGATGATCCACTTAAGCATATTAAAAGtgtaaatgaaaaaaactCTAAcgtcaaaataaaaatcgaTAACTTTGTTGGA GTTATGAGTGCATTGGATACAAGATTGACTGATAAAGACATcgatttattattaaaaattactAATCCAAATAATGAAGATAGCATAGACCTTAATTCCATTTCACAAAGATTGGAAGAAGTTATGTAA
- a CDS encoding phosphomannomutase, putative, which yields MAKKSKIFLFDVDGTLTKSRKTIETDMVDTLLELKSKEECLLALVGGSDYKKIVEQIQYPEMFDYIFSENGVIAHKNNEQYFSENIINFLGENKLKDLINYCLLYIANLDIPKKRGTFIELRNGIINISPIGRNCSYIDREEFCAYNSKHDILKTFRSNLINEFEKYNLAFSIGGQISIDCFPIGWDKTFCLKHIEGISSEIYFFGDKTDIGGNDYEIFHDKRVRGYSVTCPNETVKVLRTFLDN from the exons ATGGCAAAAAAGAGCAAAATTTTTCTGTTCGATGTAGATGGGACCTTAACAAAATCTCGAAAA ACGATCGAAACAGATATGGTTGATACATTATTGGAACTAAAATCTAAAGAAGAATGTTTATTGGCATTAGTTGGAGGATctgattataaaaaaattgtagaGCAAATACAAT ATCCTGAAATGtttgattatatattttcagaAAATGGAGTAATAGcgcataaaaataatgaacaatatttttcagAG aatattataaattttttgggagaaaacaaattaaaagatCTCATAAATTATTGTCTTTTGTATATTGCCAATTTAGATATTCCAAAAAAGAg AGGAACATTCATTGAACTACGAAATGGAATAATAAACATTAGTCCCATTGGACGAAACTGTTCATATATAGATAGAGAGGAGTTTTGTGCATATAATTCCAAGCATGACATTCTTAAAACGTTTCGATCGAATTTAATTAACGA GTTCGAGAAATATAACCTCGCATTTTCAATAGGAGGGCAAATATCAATAGATTGCTTTCCAATA GGATGGGATAAAACATTTTGTTTGAAGCACATAGAAGGGATATCCagtgaaatatatttttttggagATAAAACAGATATA GGGGGAAATgattatgaaatatttcatGACAAAAGAGTGCGTGGTTATTCAGTTACATGCCCAAATGAGACTGTTAAAGTTCTAAGGACGTTTTTAgacaattaa
- a CDS encoding enoyl-CoA hydratase-related protein, putative — protein sequence MLNNLNYIIRKKKISSVLLLPKKFHFIHKNYIKTSIFKDDDIYIDPLEIHNEQTNKTNYLNCGNSDECVYNRSNVGMSAIIINNKYINIELINKLYKILRNSEVNYTKRFVFLTSLYNDTFNYSYNLYDILKILEIYQKTKNNHYLNILKKILININELAYLIFSYKKPFISYCNGKIQGSGGFLTFLANNSSSYFHSSYSYNNLSYSFLPYGGISYILTQLRGSLGLYLALTGLEIESSDLIWSGLCKRWISDDSLELMEITSESQLEVSEQNANILLEEHFLTVPEIYTLKNYEEIIHDHFKYNNLLYILKKLNISRKSENKKIKNWADQTYQKITSLPPLATHITFEILNILRNYKIELLKRAQITNKLWNDLIKNSYKIAYITKEEISMAELKKTIDNELFIKALNLETNALLNFVSCPDILNGITSYLVKNTDRSFNSNYINNNIFEVKKDIIQYFIFYKNNYEYSSYDRPDISLSSLSVLDKYNQNYNSKHGNSHDKMFYQNETIKWSDDYLKDELNKINDQLL from the exons ATGcttaataatttgaattatattataagaaagaaaaaaataagcagCGTACTGTTGCTACCCAAAAAGTTTCACTTTATtcacaaaaattatatcaaaactagtatatttaaagatgatgacatatatatagatcCCCTTGAAATACACAATGAGCAAACaaacaaaacaaattatCTTAACTGTGGAAATTCAGACGAGTGTGTATACAACAGAAGTAATGTAGGAATGAGTgcaattataataaataataaatatattaatatagaacttataaataaattatataaaatccTTAGAAATAGTGAAGTTAATTATACTAAGAGGTTCGTATTCTTAACTTCGTTATATAATGATACATTTAATTATagttataatttatatgatatattaaaaatattagaaatatatcaaaaaacgaaaaataaccattatttaaacattttaaaaaaaatattaataaatattaatgaattagcatatttaatattttcatataaaaagcCATTTATATCTTATTGTAATGGAAAAATACAAGGCTCTGGTGGATTTTTAACATTTCTTGCTAATAATAGTTCATCTTATTTTCATTCTtcttattcatataataatttaagtTACTCATTCTTACCATATGGTGGCATTTCTTATATACTAACACAATTAAGAGGATCGTTAGGTTTATATTTAGCATTAACTGGTCTAGAAATAGAATCGTCTGATTTAATTTGGTCTGGTTTATGTAAAAGATGGATATCAGATGATAGTTTAGAATTAATGGAAATAACATCAGAAAGCCAATTAGAAGTATCTGAACAAAatgcaaatatattattagaagaacattttttaacagTCCcagaaatatatacattaaaaaattatgaagaAATTATACATGACCActttaaatataacaatttattatatatattaaagaaattaaatatttcgagaaaaagtgaaaataaaaaaattaaaaattggGCTGATCAAAcatatcaaaaaattacTTCTTTACCTCCATTAGCAACTCATATCAcatttgaaatattaaatatattaagaaattataaaatagaattattaaaaagggcacaaataacaaataaattatggAATGATCTTATAAAAAACAGTTATAAAATAgcatatataacaaaagaGGAAATAAGCATGgctgaattaaaaaaaacaatagaCAATGaactttttattaaagCTTTAAATCTAGAAACAAATGctcttttaaattttgtttcTTGTCCCgatatattaaatggtATAACATCATACTTAGTTAAAAATACCGATCGTTCATTTaattcaaattatattaataacaatatattcGAAGTCAAAAAAGATATTattcaatattttattttttacaaaaataattatgaatattcCTCATATGATAGACCTGATATAAGCTTATCCAGCTTGAGTGTTcttgataaatataatcaaAACTATAATAGTAAGCACGGAAATTCCCATGATAAGATGTTTTACCAAAATGAG ACCATAAAGTGGAGCGACGATTATTTAAAAGACGAATTAAACAAGATTAACGACCAACTTTTATAG
- a CDS encoding early transcribed membrane protein, which produces MKTTYVSLFFIILLIFGGFEYKASPIDETNDSKPNKVKLIEKINSLFKNKRNTKIAAIAASIAGSAIALALTLACMNPEVREKFRIGKRIKEFDDVNTPQDISLINPVENPYPENSPENSPENSPEKYIEESHKHYTKRFLEQYTEPKPSDHTYSYSPTEEAYNTHYMASDTHEDYGKLFTDEHKDEINDNIVYHDELSDLVGEGNNVYNMENKSFGPYI; this is translated from the coding sequence atgaaaaccACATACGTTtctctattttttatcatattacTAATTTTCGGGGGTTTTGAATATAAGGCATCACCCATTGATGAGACAAACGATTCAAAACCTAATAAGGTTaaattaatagaaaaaataaatagctTATTTAAGAATAAACGAAACACAAAGATAGCAGCTATAGCTGCTTCTATTGCAGGATCAGCAATCGCCCTTGCGTTAACGCTTGCTTGTATGAACCCTGAAGTTCGAGAAAAATTTAGAATTGGAAAGCGTATTAAAGAATTTGATGATGTAAACACCCCTCAAGatatatcattaataaATCCAGTCGAAAATCCATACCCAGAAAATTCACCAGAAAATTCACCAGAAAATTCAccagaaaaatatatagaagaATCTCATAAGCACTACACAAAACGGTTTCTAGAACAATATACAGAGCCCAAACCAAGCGATCATACATACAGTTATAGCCCCACTGAAGAAGCATATAACACACATTATATGGCATCAGATACTCATGAAGATTATGGCAAACTATTTACAGATGAACATAAGGacgaaataaatgataatatagtTTATCACGATGAATTAAGCGATTTAGTGGGTGAAGGAAATAACGTTTATAACatggaaaataaatcattCGGCccatacatataa
- a CDS encoding DNA polymerase delta catalytic subunit, putative, with protein MEKNIFSATNVIPYGPLYDKAKNVKNNDQDENYHIVEEYEKLLKIYERPNPYDSNGSLKFSSNDDLLLFQIDLDYTVENIFRNVIYSNEGSTNNRDSKCDSIYESYKIILGKEKNFISVPIIRIYSITNCGYSVVVNVHNFFPYFYVEKPNGFNNDDMIKLESMLNETLSLNNQFKMYENKILKIEAVKTESIMYFKKSGKTDFLKITVLLPKMVPSLKKYFESGINVNSKHFGGIVYEANLPFILRYIIDKKITGSSWIKCEKNSYIIRSKNKQSSNCTFEIDIHYENIEPMALENEYQKIPKLRILSFDIECIKLDGKGFPEAKTDPIIQISSILYLQGDPIENCAKFIFTLLECASIPGSNVIWFNDEKTMLEAWNEFVIRIDPDFLTGYNIINFDIPYILNRGTALNLKKLKYIGRIKNIPSLVKDANFSSKQFGSHETKEININGRIQFDVYDLIKRDYRLKSYTLNYVSFEFLKEQKEDVHYSIMNDLQNENSESRKRIATYCIKDGLLPLRLIDKLLFIYNYVEMARVTGTPFVYLLTRGQQIKVTSQLYRKCKELNYIIPSTYIKVSNNDKFEGATVLEPIKGYYIEPISTLDFASLYPSIMIAHNLCYSTLIKNNDEISDLNKNDITTVPGKNNFKFVKGNVKRGVLPLIVEELIRARKNVKAMMKNEQNPITKMVLNGRQLALKISANSVYGYTGAAAGGQLPCLEIATSITTFGRSMIEKTKETVEAYYCKNNGFEHNATVVYGDTDSVMVKFGTNDVGEAMRLGKDAAERISKEFLHPIKLEFEKVYCPYLLLNKKRYAGLLYTNPNKHDKMDCKGIETVRRDFCILIQQMMETVLNKLLIEKDLNSAIEYTKSKIKDLLTNNIDMSLLVVTKSLGKAEYETRLPHVELAKKLKQRDSATAPNVGDRVSYIIIKGTKGQAQYERAEDPLYVLDNNLSIDHNHYLDAIKNPLSRIFEVIMQNSDSLFCGEHTRHKTILTSSQTALSKFLKKTIRCIGCNSSIKKPPLCNHCKANKEFSIYMQKIKDLKLKQNEFFQLWTECQRCQGNLHIDVICMNRDCPIFYRRAKIKKDVANLQEQVTSLKIEW; from the coding sequence atggaaaaaaatatattctcGGCCACAAATGTAATTCCTTACGGCCCTCTTTACGATAAAgcaaaaaatgtgaaaaataatgatcAAGATGAAAATTATCACATTGTAGAAGAATACGAAAAGTtgctaaaaatatatgagaGACCAAATCCGTATGATTCAAATGGCTCTTTAAAATTCAGCAGCAATGATGATTTGCTGTTATTTCAGATCGATTTAGATTACACCgtggaaaatatatttcgaAACGTGATTTATAGTAATGAAGGTTCTACAAATAATAGAGATTCTAAATGTGATAGTATCTATGAgtcatataaaataatcctaggcaaagaaaaaaatttcataTCAGTTCCAATTATTCGAATATATAGTATCACAAATTGCGGATATAGTGTTGTAGTGAATGTTCACAATTTTTTcccatatttttatgtagaGAAACCAAACGGttttaataatgatgatatGATAAAACTCGAATCCATGCTAAATGAAACCCTGAGTCTAAATAATCAATTTAAGAtgtatgaaaataaaatattaaaaattgaaGCTGTTAAAACAGAAAGtattatgtattttaaaaaatcagGAAAAACAgactttttaaaaataactgTCTTATTACCTAAGATGGTTCcatcattaaaaaaatattttgaaagtGGTATAAATGTTAACAGTAAGCATTTCGGTGGTATCGTATATGAAGCCAATTtaccatttattttaagatatattattgataaaaaaataacaggGTCATCGTGGATTAAATGTGAAAAGAATAGTTATATTATACgaagtaaaaataaacaatcGTCTAATTGCACATTTGAAATAGATATacattatgaaaatatagaacCTATGGCGTTAGAAAATGAATACCAAAAAATTCCCAAATTAAGAATCCTTTCCTTTGATATTGAGTGTATAAAATTAGATGGAAAAGGTTTTCCAGAAGCAAAAACAGATCCtattatacaaatatcgtcaattttatatttacaagGTGACCCAATTGAAAATTGTgcaaaatttatttttacactTTTAGAATGTGCTAGTATACCAGGCTCAAATGTTATATGGTTTAATGATGAAAAGACAATGTTAGAAGCATGGAATGAATTTGTTATAAGAATAGACCCAGATTTTTTAACAGGTTATAATATCataaattttgatataccatatatattaaacagAGGTACTGCTttaaacttaaaaaaattaaaatatataggtagaataaaaaatattccaaGTCTTGTTAAAGACGCtaatttttcttcaaaACAATTTGGGTCACATGAAACAAaagaaattaatattaatggaAGAATACAATTCGATGTTTACGATCTAATTAAAAGAGATTATAGATTAAAATCGTATACCTTAAACTATGTGTCATTTGAATTCTTAAAAGAACAAAAAGAAGATGTCCATTATAGCATAATGAACGATTtgcaaaatgaaaattcgGAATCGCGTAAACGAATTGCCACTTATTGCATTAAGGATGGTTTATTACCCTTACGATTAATTGATAaactattatttatttataattatgtaGAAATGGCTAGAGTTACTGGTACACCATTTGTTTATCTATTAACTAGAGGCCAACAAATTAAAGTTACTTCACaattatatagaaaatgtaaagaattaaattatattattcctagcacatatattaaagttagtaataatgataaatttgAAGGTGCTACGGTTTTAGAGCCAATAAAAGGTTATTATATAGAGCCTATTTCTACTCTCGACTTTGCATCTTTATATCCATCTATTATGATCGCCCACAATTTATGTTATTCTACactcataaaaaataatgatgaaattTCTGatctaaataaaaatgatataacaACTGTAccaggaaaaaataattttaaatttgttaaagGTAATGTAAAACGTGGTGTATTACCATTAATTGTCGAAGAATTAATAAGAGCTCGAAAAAACGTAAAAGCTATGATGAAAAATGAGCAAAATCCAATTACAAAAATGGTACTTAATGGCAGACAATTAGCGCTTAAAATATCAGCAAATTCAGTTTATGGATATACTGGTGCAGCGGCTGGAGGTCAGTTGCCTTGCTTAGAAATAGCTACCTCAATTACTACATTCGGTAGATCTATGatagaaaaaacaaaagaaaCAGTTGAAGCATattattgtaaaaataatgggTTTGAACACAATGCAACTGTTGTATATGGTGATACAGATTCTGTAATGGTTAAATTTGGTACAAATGATGTTGGAGAAGCAATGCGATTAGGTAAAGATGCAGCAGAAAGAATAAGTAAAGAATTTTTACATCCTATTAAATTAGAATTTGAAAAAGTATATTGtccatatttattacttaataaaaaaagatatgCAGGCTTATTATACACTAATCCAAATAAACATGATAAAATGGATTGTAAAGGTATCGAAACTGTTAGAAGAGATTTTTGCATACTTATACAACAAATGATGGAAActgttttaaataaattattaatagaaaaagaTTTAAATAGTGCCATCGAGTATACCAAAAGTAAAATTAAAgatttattaacaaataatatagatatgAGCCTGCTAGTTGTAACTAAATCATTAGGAAAAGCTGAATATGAAACTAGATTGCCACATGTAGAATTagcaaaaaaattgaaacaACGAGATAGTGCTACGGCTCCCAATGTTGGCGATAGAGTtagttatattattataaaaggCACAAAAGGACAAGCACAATATGAAAGAGCCGAAGATccattatatgtattagataataatttgtCAATAGATCATAATCATTATCTAGATGCTATCAAAAACCCACTATCTAGAATATTTGAGGTTATTATGCAAAATTCAGACTCTTTATTTTGTGGAGAGCATACAAGGCATAAAACTATTTTAACGTCAAGTCAAACAGCTTTATCAAaatttcttaaaaaaacaattagaTGCATAGGTTGTAACAGTTCAATTAAAAAGCCACCATTATGTAACCATTGTAAAGCGAACAAAGAATTCTCTATttatatgcaaaaaattaaagattTAAAACTCAAACAAAACGAGTTCTTTCAGCTATGGACTGAATGCCAAAGATGTCAGGGGAATTTACACATAGACGTCATTTGCATGAATAGGGATTGTCCCATATTTTACAGGAGAGCAAAAATTAAGAAGGATGTAGCAAACCTTCAAGAACAAGTTACATCCCTCAAAATTGAatggtaa